The following coding sequences lie in one Frigoribacterium sp. SL97 genomic window:
- the mraZ gene encoding division/cell wall cluster transcriptional repressor MraZ, giving the protein MFLGTYSPKLDEKGRIILPAKFRDELASGLVMTRGQERCVYVFSQREFEDMHSRIRQAPVTSKQARDYMRLFLSGASDEIPDKQHRVTIPATLREYAGLGRDLTVIGAGNRAEIWATDAWNTYYEAQEAEFANTTEEVIPGLF; this is encoded by the coding sequence ATGTTCCTCGGCACCTATTCGCCCAAGCTCGACGAGAAAGGGCGCATCATCCTCCCCGCGAAATTCCGTGACGAACTGGCTTCCGGCCTCGTCATGACCCGTGGGCAAGAGCGGTGCGTCTACGTCTTCAGCCAGCGCGAGTTCGAAGACATGCACTCGCGCATCCGCCAGGCGCCCGTCACGAGCAAGCAGGCCCGCGACTACATGCGCCTCTTCCTCTCGGGTGCGAGCGACGAGATCCCCGACAAGCAGCACCGGGTCACCATCCCGGCGACACTGCGCGAGTACGCCGGCCTCGGCCGTGACCTCACCGTCATCGGCGCGGGAAACCGTGCCGAGATCTGGGCCACCGACGCCTGGAACACCTACTACGAGGCCCAGGAGGCCGAGTTCGCCAACACCACCGAGGAGGTGATCCCCGGGCTCTTCTAG
- a CDS encoding DUF3040 domain-containing protein: protein MPLSEQEQRLLEEMERSLYNNDSDFVATVGTRGARPNYTLVVVGVLGALVGIAVIVAGVIFRQPLVGVAGFVVMLAGVLFAIAPPKRKGSSTASMPSAPRSSTSRPAHPAKGGLMDRLNDRWDRRQDGDERS, encoded by the coding sequence ATGCCACTTTCCGAACAGGAGCAGCGGCTCCTCGAAGAGATGGAGCGGAGTCTCTACAACAACGACTCCGACTTCGTGGCGACGGTCGGGACCCGCGGCGCCAGACCCAACTACACGCTGGTCGTGGTCGGGGTCCTCGGGGCGCTCGTCGGAATCGCCGTGATCGTCGCGGGCGTCATCTTCCGCCAGCCCTTGGTCGGCGTGGCGGGGTTCGTGGTCATGCTCGCCGGCGTGTTGTTCGCCATCGCGCCCCCCAAGCGGAAGGGATCCTCGACGGCCTCGATGCCGTCGGCTCCCCGTTCCTCCACCTCCCGCCCCGCGCATCCCGCCAAGGGGGGCCTGATGGATCGGCTCAACGACCGGTGGGACCGCCGCCAGGACGGCGACGAGCGCTCCTAG